Sequence from the Deltaproteobacteria bacterium genome:
ATATCAAGGGGATGGCATTATGGCAGAGTTCGGGGTCCCCATTCCCGCTCCGGATCATGCCGATATGGCCGTAAGGACCGGTTTAACCATGCAACGCCGTTTGAAAAAACTGCAGCGGGAATGGAGCCGCAAGGGGCTTCCCGAATTAAATTGCCGCGTTGGGATCAATACCGGCCCCATGATCATCGGCAACATGGGCTCTGACCAGGTTTTCGACTATACGGTCATCGGAGACGCCGTGAATCTGGCATCCCGGCTGGAAGGAGCGAACAAGCAGTATCATACCTTTTTAATGATTTCAGAATTGACCTACGATCAGTTAACCCCGGAGATGTTTAAAACACGGATACTGGACGTGATCAAGGTCAAGGGAAAGTCAAAAGCCGTGAAAGTTTTTGAAGTCTACGGCGAAAACTCGGGAACCATGGATCCGGCCGATGAATTATATTATCAGACCTATCATACTGCTTTTAAGGCTTACTTAAACCGGAATTTTGCCCTGGCGCACACAAACTTTCTCAAGACGCTGTCCATGCGCCCTGAAGATCCCGCGTCAAAGGAGATGATTTCGCGCATTGACGCGGTCAACGGCCTGGATCTGCCTGCTGACTGGGATGGATCTGTCGCCTTGACTTCAAAATAAAAGAAACAGCCTCGTCAGCGTGTCATGGAACAAGGTGGTCGCAACCATGGCGGAGATCGGCTCTAAAAAATGGTAATACACCATTAAAACTGCACTTAGTTCTTTAATAATCAGCTGATATCATATTTGAATCAGTATGTTGTCAAAGAGCCAATTTAGTGCAACTTTGCCCTTTGGGGTTCGGTTAAGATGCAGTCGCCAGCATGGCACAGGTATTTTCTTGATGTCGTTAATTAAAGAAAAGTCCAGTCCCAGCCGCGGCTTTAAAGCAGCCGGAGGTGTTTTGCTTTGTCTGCTGGCCGTGGTATTCATGTGGCTCGGGTTTTCGTCATTTCTGGTCGGCCTGGCTTATTCGCTTCAAAAAGGCTTCTGGGTCGCCTGTCTGGCCGGGGCCGGGCTAACGTGCGGGGGAGGCTGGCTTCTGGTGTGGAGCGTGAGGAAGGTGGCCCGCAATTCCTCCCGGGAAAGCCGTGAGGAGGGTTACTTGACTTGAGCCTGTCTGAAGATAATCTGGCCCAGGAAGACACAGCGGCCGAGCTCAGCCGTTACGGGATCGTTCGCCTTGAACTGCCGCTGCCTCACAACCCCGGAACAATAAACAGCTATCTCTTGACCGGACAGCAGCCGGTTCTGGTAGACACCGGGCTGGGCGCGCCCATTCCCCTGAAGCGGCTCAAGGAGGCTCTGGCCCGGGAAGGCGTTCGGCCGGATGAAATCAAACACGTCTTTCTGACCCATGGTCACATGGACCATGCCGGCGCAGCGGCCGGCCTGGCCCAGGATTTTGGAACCTTGGTCTGGGCCCACCTCCTGGAGAAGCCCAGGCTGGACGGGCGGCAGGCAGATTTCATGGCTCATGAAGCGCCCCGGCTGTTCAAACGTCTGGGGGTTGACGATATGGCCCTGGAAAATGCAGGTCAGGCACTCAGGTCTGCCGCAGAGACCTACCGCCGCATGCGGCTGGACAGCTTCGAACCCCTGTGGCACGGGCAGCAGCTACCGGTTGACGGTTATGACCTGCGGATCATCTTTACTCCAGGGCATTCCCCGGGCAGTGTCTGTTTTCTTGAACAAAACCAGAAAATCCTTTTCACGGGCGACACCCTCCTCTCCCTGGGAACGCCCCGGCCGACAATGAGCATGGACGGCCAGGGGAGAGCGTATTTTAACGGATTTT
This genomic interval carries:
- a CDS encoding MBL fold metallo-hydrolase; translation: MSLSEDNLAQEDTAAELSRYGIVRLELPLPHNPGTINSYLLTGQQPVLVDTGLGAPIPLKRLKEALAREGVRPDEIKHVFLTHGHMDHAGAAAGLAQDFGTLVWAHLLEKPRLDGRQADFMAHEAPRLFKRLGVDDMALENAGQALRSAAETYRRMRLDSFEPLWHGQQLPVDGYDLRIIFTPGHSPGSVCFLEQNQKILFTGDTLLSLGTPRPTMSMDGQGRAYFNGFLELQESMAALATVEANLVLPGHGPPARLPDLIARARASLARKQTLLLKKVCQDFTPYDLIRKRDRRTGSAYLAVDLYQTRAILEAFLAEGAVKVEVRHGVEHFSPG